In Dermacentor silvarum isolate Dsil-2018 chromosome 2, BIME_Dsil_1.4, whole genome shotgun sequence, the following proteins share a genomic window:
- the LOC119442461 gene encoding 4-hydroxy-2-oxoglutarate aldolase, mitochondrial translates to MLAKFSRSVHLCSIRSLDGFRINAVRRASQGKCLDISGIYPPITTPFDASSGRVSYEKLEQNLKRWSSLPFRGLVVHGSTGECVLLTVDERLEIVRRVKSSLPDDKLLIVGVGHESTQATIELAAHSAKAGASAVLVVTPCFYKGRMTADALEKHFARVADESPVPVILYSVPGNTGVDLPADVAISLSAHPNVIGMKDSGGEIAKIGYIVHKTRQSGFQVLAGSAGFLLPSLQVGAVGGVCALANTLGAEVCRLQELHERGDATEARNLQHRLIAPNAGVTKRFGIAGVKASMEWFGLYGGPVRSPLLPLTEGERSELKKIFTEEGFLNP, encoded by the coding sequence ATGCTCGCCAAATTTTCGCGCTCTGTGCATTTGTGTTCTATCCGATCGCTTGACGGGTTTCGTATCAACGCGGTGCGGCGAGCGTCTCAAGGAAAGTGTCTGGACATCTCTGGCATTTATCCGCCGATTACGACTCCCTTCGATGCCAGCTCGGGTCGCGTGTCATACGAGAAGCTCGAGCAGAACTTGAAGCGCTGGTCGTCACTGCCGTTTCGCGGTCTTGTCGTGCACGGTTCTACTGGAGAGTGTGTGCTCCTCACGGTCGACGAGCGGCTCGAGATCGTACGCCGAGTGAAATCTTCGCTGCCTGACGACAAGCTCCTCATCGTGGGCGTGGGTCATGAGTCTACGCAGGCCACGATCGAATTGGCGGCCCATTCAGCGAAGGCCGGTGCGTCGGCCGTGCTTGTCGTTACGCCGTGTTTCTACAAGGGACGCATGACAGCCGACGCCCTCGAGAAGCATTTCGCCCGGGTGGCCGACGAGAGTCCGGTGCCTGTGATTCTCTACAGTGTGCCCGGTAACACGGGCGTCGACCTGCCTGCCGACGTGGCGATAAGTTTGTCGGCGCACCCGAACGTGATCGGCATGAAAGACAGCGGAGGAGAGATCGCCAAGATCGGCTACATAGTGCACAAAACGAGACAGTCCGGCTTTCAAGTGTTGGCCGGCTCCGCTGGATTCCTACTGCCTTCGCTACAAGTCGGCGCTGTTGGCGGCGTGTGCGCTCTGGCCAATACACTCGGCGCTGAGGTCTGCCGCCTGCAGGAGTTACACGAAAGGGGAGACGCGACGGAGGCTCGTAACTTGCAGCACCGACTGATTGCGCCGAACGCTGGCGTGACAAAGCGGTTCGGCATTGCGGGAGTGAAGGCGTCCATGGAATGGTTTGGGTTATACGGAGGTCCAGTTAGGTCGCCCCTTTTACCACTTACCGAGGGCGAACGGTCTGAATTGAAGAAGATATTCACGGAAGAAGGATTTCTGAACCCGTAG
- the LOC119441205 gene encoding uncharacterized protein LOC119441205 encodes MDVVVKKLDKSAYSFFIIAALAPKGEDRSTFANQLYDTVHEYPTVFVSHLTNVKAKPCRVLPSSFWKYEDTNNSYIASIKDALRMKRVINRYDIHHVVSFTAAVFSFTITKKTAKNIDGWTNLQCARCQVLSMNDVCKGANFTVGTKGKKVGIHYDYRKADRTWRTYETEQSITRKLQLAFSHMRAHGNTGTGVAMFDIDADEASQCGTAYRFRRLKHLKDVMLRLRQLNEDQNKRAAT; translated from the exons ATGGATGTCGTCGTAAAGAAGCTGGACAAGTCTGCCTACAGTTTCTTCATCATCGCTGCTCTCGCACCCAAAGGAGAGGACAGAAGCACATTTGCCAACCAACTCTACGACACCGT ACACGAGTACCCAACAGTGTTTGTCAGCCACCTCACAAATGTGAAGGCGAAGCCCTGCCGAGTGCTGCCTTCTAGCTTCTGGAAATACGAGGACACCAACAACTCCTACATCGCCAGCATC AAAGACGCCCTGCGCATGAAGCGCGTGATTAACCGGTACGACATCCACCACGTCGTCTCCTTCACGGCGGCAGTCTTCTCGTTCACCATCACCAAGAAGACGGCAAAGAACATCGATGGCTGGACCAACCTGCAGTGCGCGCGCTGCCAGGTGCTCTCGATGAATGAC GTTTGCAAAGGGGCCAACTTCACGGTAGGTACGAAGGGAAAGAAGGTCGGGATACATTACGACTACAGAAAAGCCGACAGAACCTGGAGGACCTACGAAACCGAACAGTCCATAACAAGAAAG CTGCAGCTGGCGTTTTCTCACATGAGAGCCCACGGAAACACGGGAACCGGCGTTGCCATGTTCGACATCGACGCCGACGAAGCGAGCCAGTGCGGCACCGCATACCGGTTCCGGAGACTGAAACATCTAAAAGACGTCATGCTAAGGCTAAGGCAACTCAACGAGGACCAAAATAAACGAGCGGCCACTTGA